In a single window of the Papaver somniferum cultivar HN1 chromosome 8, ASM357369v1, whole genome shotgun sequence genome:
- the LOC113305053 gene encoding probable phosphoribosylformylglycinamidine synthase, chloroplastic/mitochondrial, with the protein MATAGKVVGEFLQGSQRQSLFLQKNCYKQQQQRCRLLWGSLQRQSLSLRMPNGGRGLASISRTMCSVKPKTAAVLGDVSSGEDSVKVESDNEKVLHFFRIPLIQESADAELLKKVQTKVSREIVYLKTEQCFNIGINSDLSSEKLEVLKWLLGETYEPDNLGSDSFLENENQGGVSSVVIEVGPRLSFTTAWSANAVSICKACGLTEITRLERSRRYILILGSGSKGLEEHQVNEFAAMVHDRMTECVYPQKLLSFKTSAVPAEVEYIDVMGRGRKALEEINEKMGLAFDEQDLQYYTRLFREDIGRNPTTVELFDIAQSNSEHSRHWFFNGKLVIDGKPMNSTLFQIVKSTLKANPNNSVIGFKDNSSAIRGFLVNQLRPSQPGLTSPLTPTARDLDILFTAETHNFPCAVAPFPGAETGAGGRIRDTHATGRGSYVVASTAGYCVGNLQIDGSCSPWENPAFTYPANLASPLQILIEASNGASDYGNKFGEPLIQGYTRTFGMRLPNGERREWLKPIMFSAGIGQIDHNHITKGEPEIGMLVVKIGGPAYRIGMGGGAASSMVSGQNDANLDFNAVQRGDAEMAQKLYRVVRACIEMGEGNPIISIHDQGAGGNCNVVKEIIYPKGAKIDIRAIVVGDHTMSVLEIWGAEYQEQDAILVKPESRDLLQSICERERVSMAVLGSISGEGRVTLVDSLARENCRSRGLPPPPPAVDLELEKVLGDMPQKCFEFPRIVPAAEPLKIPPGTTLMDSLERVLRIPSVCSKRFLTTKVDRCVTGLVAQQQTVGPLQLTLADVAVIAQSYTEHTGGACAIGEQPIKGLLNPTAMARLAVGEALTNLVWAKITSLSDVKASGNWMYAAKLDGEGAAMYDAANALSEAMIELGIAIDGGKDSLSMAAHASGEVVKAPGNLVISVYATCPDITLTVTPDLKLGDDGVLLHIDLGKGERRLGGSAFAQVFDQVGDGCPDVDDVSYLKRVFETVQELLTDRLISSGHDISDGGLIVCILEMAFAGNCGLRMDLISRGKSLFETLFAEELGLVLEVSKENLDTVRSRLQGAQISAEILGQVTSSPTIHLSVDGVPQLEQETSHLRDMWEETSFQLEGFQRLASCVQSEKNGLKSRHEPSWALSFTPKFTEKNLLALACKPKVAVIREEGSNGDREMSAALYASGFEPWDIAMSDLLSGAISLDGFRGIVFVGGFSYADVLDSAKGWSASIRFNQPLLTQFQEFYDRPDTFSLGVCNGCQLMALLGWIPGAEVGGVLGVGGDPSQPRFIHNESGRFECRFTNVTIGDSPSIMFKGMEGSTLGVWAAHGEGRAYFPDTEIQDHILNSNLAPLRYCDDSGGITEVYPFNPNGSPLGVAAICSKDGRHLAMMPHPERCFLMWQFPWYPKHWNVDKKDPSPWLRMFQNAREWCS; encoded by the exons ATGGCTACTGCAGGGAAGGTGGTGGGAGAGTTCTTGCAG GGTTCACAGAGACAAAGCCTGTTTCTGCAAAAAAATTGTtataagcagcagcagcagagatgtAGGCTACTTTGGGGTTCTCTACAAAGACAAAGCCTTTCACTAAGAATGCCTAATGGGGGACGTGGTCTTGCATCGATATCAAGGACCATGTGTTCTGTGAAACCTAAAACAGCTGCAGTTTTAGGAGATGTGAGTAGTGGTGAAGATTCTGTTAAGGTTGAAAGTGATAATGAGAAAGTTCTACATTTTTTCCGGATTCCGTTGATTCAAGAAAGCGCAGACGCAGAACTCCTTAAGAAAGTTCAGACAAAGGTTTCAAGGGAGATTGTATATTTGAAGACCGAGCAATGTTTCAATATCGGGATCAATTCGGACCTCTCCAGTGAAAAGCTTGAAGTGCTTAAATGGCTTCTGGGAGAGACGTATGAGCCTGATAATTTGGGGAGTGACAGTTTTCTTGAGAATGAGAATCAGGGAGGTGTTTCTTCTGTTGTTATTGAGGTTGGACCTCGTCTTTCTTTTACAACAGCATGGAGTGCTAATGCTGTATCTATTTGTAAAGCATGTGGGTTGACAGAGATTACCCGCTTGGAGAGGTCAAGACGGTATATACTGATTCTTGGTTCAGGAAGTAAGGGGTTAGAGGAACACCAAGTTAATGAGTTTGCTGCAATGGTTCATGATCGAATGACTGAGTGTGTTTACCCTCAGAAGTTGTTGTCATTCAAGACAAGTGCAGTTCCCGCGGAAGTTGAATACATTGATGTCATGGGGAGAGGGCGGAAAGCATTGGAGGAGATCAATGAGAAAATGGGTTTAGCATTTGATGAGCAAGATTTACAGTACTACACTAGGCTTTTCAGAGAAGACATAGGACGGAATCCAACAACTGTTGAACTATTTGATATAGCGCAGTCTAATAGTGAGCATAGCAGGCATTGGTTTTTCAATGGAAAGCTTGTTATAGATGGGAAGCCTATGAATAGCACACTCTTTCAGATTGTGAAGAGCACTTTAAAGGCGAACCCCAACAACTCTGTAATCGGATTCAAGGACAACTCCAGCGCAATTAGGGGTTTCTTGGTGAACCAGTTGCGCCCTTCTCAACCTGGTCTGACATCTCCTTTGACTCCAACTGCCCGCGACCTTGATATCTTGTTTACTGCAGAGACACACAACTTTCCATGTGCTGTAGCACCTTTCCCTGGGGCTGAGACAGGGGCAGGAGGTAGAATTAGGGATACCCATGCAACAGGAAGGGGTTCATATGTTGTGGCTTCCACTGCTGGTTACTGTGTCGGTAACCTTCAGATTGATGGTTCATGTTCTCCATGGGAGAATCCAGCATTCACGTACCCAGCAAACTTGGCGTCTCCGCTGCAGATTCTCATCGAAGCAAGCAATGGTGCATCAGATTACGGCAACAAATTCGGCGAGCCTTTGATTCAAGGATACACGAGAACTTTTGGTATGAGACTTCCAAACGGAGAAAGGAGGGAATGGTTGAAGCCAATCATGTTTAGTGCTGGTATTGGGCAGATTGATCACAACCACATAACCAAAGGAGAACCCGAGATTGGAATGCTTGTTGTAAAGATTGGGGGCCCAGCTTATCGGATTGGAATGGGTGGTGGTGCGGCTTCTAGCATGGTAAGTGGGCAAAATGATGCAAACCTGGATTTTAATGCTGTACAGCGCGGGGATGCTGAAATGGCACAGAAATTGTATCGTGTTGTTCGGGCCTGTATCGAGATGGGGGAAGGTAACCCAATCATAAGTATACATGACCAAGGAGCTGGGGGAAACTGCAATGTTGTTAAGGAAATTATTTATCCAAAGGGTGCTAAAATTGATATCCGGGCAATAGTAGTTGGTGATCATACAATGTCAGTGTTAGAGATATGGGGTGCCGAGTATCAAGAACAAGATGCAATACTGGTGAAGCCTGAAAGCCGCGATCTGCTACAATCAATTTGTGAGAGGGAAAGAGTATCTATGGCTGTTCTTGGATCCATTAGTGGTGAAGGACGAGTAACTTTAGTAGACAGCTTGGCTAGAGAGAATTGCCGATCCCGTGGGCTTCCTCCTCCCCCTCCTGCAGTGGATCTCGAGTTAGAGAAGGTGCTCGGGGACATGCCTCAAAAATGCTTTGAGTTCCCTAGGATTGTTCCTGCAGCAGAGCCACTTAAGATTCCGCCAGGGACGACCCTGATGGATTCCCTGGAGAGGGTATTGCGGATACCTTCTGTATGTTCGAAGCGTTTCTTGACCACAAAGGTTGATCGGTGTGTAACAGGTCTTGTAGCACAGCAGCAAACAGTGGGGCCTCTGCAGCTTACTCTCGCTGATGTTGCAGTCATCGCTCAGTCCTATACTGAGCATACTGGTGGTGCATGTGCTATTGGGGAGCAACCAATTAAGGGTTTGCTAAATCCAACTGCTATGGCTAGGTTAGCAGTTGGGGAAGCACTTACAAACCTTGTTTGGGCCAAGATTACTTCTCTTTCTGATGTAAAGGCCAGTGGAAATTGGATGTATGCGGCCAAGCTTGACGGGGAAGGAGCAGCAATGTACGATGCTGCTAATGCACTATCAGAAGCAATGATTGAGCTTGGTATAGCAATAGACGGGGGTAAGGACAGTCTGTCCATGGCTGCGCATGCTTCTGGCGAGGTCGTGAAGGCTCCTGGAAATCTTGTCATCAGTGTATACGCCACTTGCCCAGATATAACATTGACAGTAACCCCAGATTTGAAACTTGGAGATGATGGTGTCTTGCTACACATTgatttaggaaaaggggaacgaCGGTTAGGTGGGTCTGCTTTTGCGCAGGTATTCGACCAGGTTGGAGATGGCTGCCCTGATGTTGATGATGTCTCTTACCTTAAAAGAGTCTTTGAGACTGTACAGGAGCTGCTTACAGACAGGTTGATATCTTCTGGTCATGACATTAGTGATGGTGGTCTGATTGTGTGCATTCTGGAGATGGCATTCGCTGGAAATTGTGGATTGCGTATGGACTTGATCTCACGGGGAAAGAGCCTCTTCGAAACCCTCTTTGCGGAAGAGCTTGGTCTTGTCCTTGAGGTTAGCAAGGAAAACTTGGATACAGTTAGGAGCAGGCTTCAAGGAGCCCAGATTTCTGCTGAAATTCTTGGGCAAGTAACTTCATCACCCACGATACATTTGTCGGTTGATGGGGTACCTCAATTAGAGCAAGAAACATCTCATCTAAGAGATATGTGGGAGGAAACTAGTtttcagcttgagggattccaaAGGCTGGCATCATGTGTACAGTCGGAAAAAAATGGATTAAAAAGCAGGCACGAGCCTTCTTGGGCTTTATCTTTCACTCCAAAATTTACAGAAAAGAATTTGTTGGCACTGGCTTGTAAACCAAAGGTAGCTGTCATCAGAGAGGAAGGGAGCAATGGGGATAGAGAAATGTCTGCAGCATTGTATGCTTCTGGCTTTGAACCTTGGGATATCGCTATGTCAGACCTTCTAAGTGGAGCCATCTCTCTTGATGGGTTCCGAGGAATTGTGTTTGTAGGAGGTTTTAGTTATGCAGATGTGTTGGACTCAGCAAAAGGTTGGTCAGCCTCCATACGGTTCAATCAGCCTCTCCTGACCCAATTTCAAGAGTTCTACGATAGGCCCGACACCTTCAGCCTGGGAGTGTGCAATGGATGCCAACTCATGGCACTGTTGGGATGGATTCCAGGAGCCGAAGTTGGTGGAGTCCTTGGTGTGGGCGGGGACCCATCACAGCCTAGATTCATTCACAATGAGTCAGGGCGATTTGAATGTCGTTTCACAAATGTTACAATCGGGGATTCTCCTTCAATAATGTTCAAAGGGATGGAGGGTAGTACGTTGGGTGTGTGGGCTGCGCATGGTGAGGGGAGAGCTTATTTCCCTGACACTGAAATTCAAGATCACATCCTTAACTCCAATTTGGCACCACTAAGATATTGTGATGATAGTGGAGGGATAACAGAGGTGTACCCTTTCAATCCAAATGGGTCTCCACTAGGAGTAGCAGCAATATGCTCTAAAGATGGAAGACACTTGGCCATGATGCCTCATCCTGAGCGTTGTTTCCTAATGTGGCAATTTCCATGGTATCCAAAGCACTGGAATGTAGACAAGAAAGACCCCAGCCCATGGCTGCGAATGTTTCAAAATGCAAGGGAGTGGTGCTCGTAG